In the genome of Oncorhynchus gorbuscha isolate QuinsamMale2020 ecotype Even-year linkage group LG05, OgorEven_v1.0, whole genome shotgun sequence, the window ACAGTCCAGTTTACTTAGCAGACCTCCTAGTCCTTTTGTCCCAGGAGAAGTTGGCTCCGTACGACTTCGCTCTGGGCTTCTTCTCCATCTTCTCTGTGATGTCGTAGCGCCAACCTGAGAACATAAACAGCTCAGATGAAGGAAATGAAGCCACGGGGGCCAAGAACAGCTTGTGTATTCGTCTTGGATCAATTCCCATTcactattttttttgttttttgtacaTTTTTAAGTGTGAGGCATAAACACATGTCGTCAGAAAGCTGTGTATAGACAGAACCGCACTAATCTCTATCCTGCTATGATAAACAAAACACGTGTCCTTGAGTTAAGTGTATCAGCGTCACCCTCAACCAATGACGAGCGGAGGTCGGTAAAAGAGGGATCGTTGGGATTTAACAGTGTGTGCTTGTTTACCGTTTTTCTCTGCGAATGCGACAGCGTCATCCTTGGAGGTGAACGTAAGGTTCACGTTGGACATGGGGTCACCCCTGTGAGAACAAATAGAAAGCCATGTGACAACATAATCATTAAAAACTAGCTTGAACGTAACAACATTTCAGGCAGATTTTCTCACaaattttgttattttttatttattttatttttttatgttaaAATCACATATCACCACCCAGTGACGTTTTGGGGGTTAGGGTTCTGACTGGAAACAGGTATTTAATATATGTATGTGTTGTCTTACGTGGAGGCCCATCCCATCAGAGGATTTTCCCAGCGTTCCCGGGTGTCGAAGTCAATCTTCCACTTCTTGGTTCCGTGGGCTCCTGACTGCATGGCTGTGCGGGCCGGCACAAAGATGTGCACCTTGCGGGTCTTTATGTGTTCGTCGGGAATCCCGGTCAGAGTGGAGATGTCCTGGAGGGTGAGAACCACAAACACACGCATTAGTAGGGGGTGTAACGGTAAATCATATTC includes:
- the ndufs4 gene encoding NADH dehydrogenase [ubiquinone] iron-sulfur protein 4, mitochondrial, encoding MAFSMSLLGLGRCSLLNTATKVILNPVRSVSLSGCRLAEKAGQETQLITVDEKLDISTLTGIPDEHIKTRKVHIFVPARTAMQSGAHGTKKWKIDFDTRERWENPLMGWASTGDPMSNVNLTFTSKDDAVAFAEKNGWRYDITEKMEKKPRAKSYGANFSWDKRTRRSAK